Part of the Primulina huaijiensis isolate GDHJ02 chromosome 15, ASM1229523v2, whole genome shotgun sequence genome is shown below.
AACATAAGGGGTATAAATGTTTGAGTTTGGATGGCAGATTATACATTTCTCGTCATGTAACATTTGACGAACACAGCTTCCCCTTCTCTCAGCACCATAACTCTTCAGTCCCTCCACTACAATCTAATTCTGCTTCTAGTTTATTTCTTCCTCAAATCTCGGCTCCTCTATCATCAAATTTATCCCCCTCTTTCTCAAATTCCCTACCATCCACTACTGTCTCTATGAGTCCACAACCTTCTCCGGCCTCTACCACAATTATTCCTGACTCATCACCCACTGCCTCTATACCCATCAACTCAACAAACTCTGGTCACTCTCATAGGAACTTCCATTCAATGACTACTCGTTCCAAGGCTGGTATTTTCAAACCAAAGGTCTACTTAACAGATAGCTCTCTACCTTGGGAACCCTCTACTTTTCATGAAGCTCGTTCTCATCCAGAATGGTGCAAAGCTATGGAATACGAATATCAGGCTCTCTTACAAAACCACACTTGGTCTCTTGTTAAAACCCCCCCTAATACTCCCATAATAGGCTGCAAATGGgtgtttaaaacaaaaacaaatccaGATGGCTCGGTTGCTCGccacaaagcaagacttgtcgCCAAGGGTTATTCTCAAACTCTTGACCTTGATTACACTGATACTTTCAGTCCTGTGGTCAAACCAACTACTATCCGATTGGTTCTCACCATTGCAGTTTCTCATGGCTGGCATATCTCTCAAATTGATGTACACAATGCATTTCTTCATGTCAATCTCAATGAAGAAGTATATATGTGTCAACCGTCGGGTTTTGAAGTTATCACCACTTCTTCTCCTCTTGTTTGCAAGCTTAACAAAGCTCTCTATGGGCTGAAACAAGCCCCAAGAGCTTGGTTTGACAGATTACATGAAACACTCAATCTTATGGGATTCACCAACTCTCGTGCTGAGTCTTCCCTGTTTATCAAAAAGGATGCTCACTCTGTTGTTTATATTctcatatatgttgatgacattctcaTTACAGGCAGTGACAGTGCCCAAATTCAGAGTATTATTCAACAGCTCAGAAATAGATTTGTTCTTAAAGAACTTGGTGAACTCTCTTATTTTTTGGGAATTGAAGTACATAAATCTGTCAGTAGTTCTCTGTTGCTTACACAGACCAAGTATGCTCGAGACTTGCTCTCGAAAACAAAGATGCTTCGAGCCAAACCTTCTCCTACTCCAATGATTACCAGTCTCAAATTATCCTCACAAGATGGGGATGTGTTTGAGGATCCAACATTGTATCGTAGCACAGTTGGTGCTCTTCAATATTTGACAATCACCAGACCTGACATTGCCTTTAGTGTCAATAAAGTATGCCAATTTATGCAGAATCCTCTTACTTCTCATTGGAAGGCTGTCAAGAGAATATTACGTTACATTGCTGGCACACTCGACTGTGGTATTTGCCTCAATGCTACCTCTCATTTTTCTCTTCATGGATATTGTGATGCAGACTGGGGAAGTGATCCTGATGATCGTCGCTCTACATCAGGTTACTGCTGGTTCTTTGGCACTTCTCCAATTTCTTGGAGTTCTAAGAAACAATCTGTTGTTTCTCGTTCGAGTACAGAAGCAGAATACCGAAGCCTTGCAAATGCTACTTCTGAATTATTATGGCTCCAGTCCTTGTTATCAGACTTACATATCTCTCTCTCCACTACACATGTGCTCTGGTGTGATAACCTTAGTACAATTGCGTTAAGTGCAAACCCGGTACTTCATGCTCGCACAAAACATCTTGAACTTGATCTTCACTTTGTCTGTGAAAAGGTTTTATCGAAGTCTCTGTCAGTCCGACATGTCCCCTCGATTGATCAAACGGCAGATATATTAACCAAGCCACTCTCTGCTGCTTCTTTTCACCGCCTACGGTCCAAACTCAGCATGGATTTTTCCTCCCCGATGAGTTTGAGGGGGCNCAAGCTCATGCAATAGCTGTACATCTGATCCAATAAACTACACAATCGAAGGATTGTTCCAGAACAAAGGAATTGGTTAATTTGTTGTAACAAACTTTAGATCCAATTACAGATGTCAAAATCTTAGTGATACCATTTGTACATAAATACTGTAAATGTTATTCGTGAAAATCAATCAGTAATGAATCCATTTTTACTGAGAATCaaaacttttccttttctttagcTATCCTCTCTAATAATATGCCAATAATTCTGATAGAAAAAGGTCGACATCCCGTTGGGGCCGGGAGCCTTGTCTGGACTCACATAAAAAAGATCATTTTTAATCTCCGATGCCGAAAACTGAACACACAGGATCGAATTCATACTACTTGTAACCATTGGTTCAATACATTCAAGCACATGATGCATGGTTGTTTGATGCAAATAAACCATCAAAATAATCAATAGTAATCTCCGCCATACCTCGCGAATCATGCACCCAGTCGCCATGACGTGAAACCAGTCCACTGATGGCGTTCTGCACTTTTCTCATTGATGCTTGTCTgtggaagaatttgaaattttgtctCCGAGGCCAGCCAATCCGCACTTCTTCGTTGTCTCCAGTACAACTCCTCCTGCGTACTTAGCTTCTCAATTTCATTTTCAAGCTGATTGATGTCATCACTCTCATATAGCCATCGGTAATGAGTGAGGAGCTTCGCAAACTGTTCGCGTTTTTTCTTAAGTTGACGCGGGAATAACTGGAAACGTCTCCTAGCCCACATCTGGAGTTTTTTTGAATGCTCTAagtgattattaaataatacgATTTACTCTGTTTCTTGATATTTGTATGTTTCTTCTGTCATGCTTCgttgtttatataaaaaaaaagttgaaaaaaaagTTTTCGAAAACCAAACTAAAATATAAAGCAAGTTATTTAGATGTGAAccaaatatcataaatttgaaattcacgaAATATTCAGATGATAACTAATTTGGTCCGTCGATATATCTCCTTGTTTAATTTGGTCCGACTGGTTAAACTGCTGTTTAGCACAATAATTGTATGAATCCTTGACATATCAAGTTCAAGATTAAGCCCTCCTTTTCCAACAGTAGAGTAAGATGGATAACCCAACATATGCCATTTCCATGGATAAAAAACTCCATCCCACTTCTGATCAGACCACCGAAGTCGAAGAAGCggaatcaaaattttcaaaggtAACCAGAGAAAGAAAACGACAGTAGGTCGGATAAGCCTTTAGTCATAACCTTTAATTTTGAACTTAAACTCTGCCGCAGAAGAACATGCATGATAACCATCAATTACTAAAAGAAATAATTCACTTATATTTGATCACTGTCTTTAGTTTAGTAACTTAATTTCCTCTTCTGGTATCTCAGATTTTCCTGTGACGCTATCTACAACAGTTGCACAGTCATTGAAAGATATACCATTCGCACCATGATGTAAAAGTTTGAACTTCAATATTTTAGATTGTATCTGCAAACTTTACTGTATTAGATTGTTTTCTATTACAGCAGAGTGCAACAATTGTTTAGTCTACCGGTATTCAAATATGTAGCTATTTTCACCTACCAAACTAGCATGTTTCGAACTCAAGTGTGATTGACCATTACtcgtaaatatttataaaatcaattctGCTCGAACTCAATAGTGATCAAGCTAACTTGATGTGGATTTGATTAGTCTGCATTCAAGTTGAGCTTGGTGCACAACTAGCAAGTCTCTAAGCTCACTTGCAATCTTCGTCCAATTGTGTAAAAAAACAGTTTAAATATTAACTTATCAACCTTTCTTTCGGTATGAATTCACTCATTTCATCTTTATATATTAGAACGTATAACTTCTGAAAAAACGATATAGAAAAGAATTAGTGACTAATGGAGAAATTCAAGTAGATAATAGCGCTATAACCAAACCAAGAGTTTAACCATAAAATTGGAGCTCGATCTTGATCAcatcacatatttttttaatgatgtgGTAATCTGCAGTCGCTATCTTTTGTGTTAATTGAGTAAATTGGAGCTCCACGAAATCCTTTTCACATCACATGTTAGGGCATGGGGTTAATCACATAAAAGGGTATTTTCGTCAATATGGCCTCCATTGCGAAAAGAAATGTCAAATGAAATCAAATCACTAACAAAGCTGATGGCTTCTAAAGCAAAAACCTAAAAATGCTAACACCGAGGAAGAGAACAACAAACGACCCAAGATTCTTCTGTCATACTTCATCGGACGCTTGTTCTCCATTTTAGGGTTCATCATTAGCTATTCAGTGAATCAATCACCGCACATGCGGCCGCTCTGTTTCCCAGGTTCTTTTTATGACTCCGTTTGGTCGAAGGAGTGAGGATTTCAGCTGAGGGAATTGATTGAATCGAAGAAAATGGAGGATTTTTCTtgaattctaatttttttgcAAGAATTGCACATCAGGGGCTAAGACGAGTAATCTGGAATCGTACATTTTGCGGAAATAGTTTTTGTTCTATCCAAATTGCAGGTACATGAATTGAAATCCCTGATATTTTCTTCGATATTTATGTGTAATCTTTGTGCTGTTTATCTTTGGTTTATTTGTTGTTTCCATCAACTAATCATCGTTTCCGAATATGCAAATTGATCTGGATTTTATGGAACAGAAATTTGGTTTCACTGCCTTACCCGAACGTTGCCGCATCAGAGTTTTTTCTTTCATCTATTAATACTGGCTTGTTTTCGAGAAACCCTTTTCATTCCACGAACTTGATATGATCGTTTGTGACTAAAACCTTTTGATGGCATTTGAATCAACGCTTTCTTCATCCCTTATATAGTAAGATCGTATGATGGCAAGTTCAACGTTCGTGTTGTTCGATTTTCCCAAATTTGATTAGTTTTAGTTGGCGATGAATGTAATTCTTGACCATAACCTTTATCGTTTAAACATTGAAACTGGAAGCTtcatgctttgaagatttgtttACGACTCTTTGTTTTTTTGTCCCTTTAAAAGCTTAGTATTCGGATTTAATTTCAATTAGCTGCTTGACTTGAACTGTGCTGTTTTTTATAGTTTAACTTTGTTTTTTAGGGCAAAATATGTCAAATCTGACGTGGGTTGTAAGAATTTAATCTATATGAATCTGGGGTTGGAATAGGAGAGAATTCCATGCTTAAGGTATTTTTCAGTCGTTGATTGTTGTGCGAAGGTTTATCTAGTGTTTTTCATGGTGTGTAGATGTTGAGAAAAACAAAGATGAATGCATGTGATGTTACCAATTTGGATACGGATGCTCTTTTGCCACCTCGGAAACGCCTGCTCGCAGGATTGAAGAGACAGAGTTCTGATGTTAATTTCCCAGTACTGTCCACTTCTAGTAGTTCTGGGAGGGAATTTGATGCCCATCTTAATCATCTTCTGAGCTCCATATTGAGTAACCCTAATACAACAAATGTGGAGATTGTTGAAGCCTCTAGGCGTGCCGCCACAGAAGCTGCAAAGATGGCAGGGATAGCGAGAGCTAATGCCGAAGATAAGGCTGCGAAAGCAGCAAAGGCAGTGGCAGCTGCCAAGAGTGCCTTGGAACTTGTTGCTACTCTTTCAGAGGAGGCTTCAAAAAAGGAACGTCTCAAAAAGAACAAGTTGAAGAAGCACATACCTGTTGAATCATTGTACAGTAAGAACAAAGGGAAAACTAATTGTAGAGCAGATGAAGAGTTAGCCAGGAATTTGCACCGGTCCATGAACAGTTCCCCAAGAATATCAAAGAGCTCATTGAGTTCTGATGCAAAAAATCACAAGCATAAGAGGCTTAAGTGTTCGGCCTCTTTTGAGAAAACTGGCATCCACGGTGGAGATCTTGTCGGGGAAGGAAATCGACCTTCCATAGCCACCAGCATTGGAAATGGTATACTAGAAGAGGTAAACACTGAAGGTCCTGTAAAAGAAATAGAGATATCGAGGGTAGACTTGAACACATCAAAATCCGACGAAGTTGGTGAACCAACATTATTTTATCGGGAAGAATTGCACCGCAGTACAACTGATCGAACAAAGTTGAAACATGGGGAGATAGAGATACTTGATTCCAAGGATAAAGATGCTGATTCATTTGATGGTCTTGGTAAAAAGAGAGGAAGGACTAAGCAGAAAAAACTGCCTTTGAGCATTTGTAGTTTCAGGGATAAAACTGGCCCTAAAGAGCAGCAGAAACCCATAGACTTGCCACATTCAGAGGACAATCCGATCGGAGCTGCAGCAGGCAATCATCCCTCTTTTCCTGACAGTTTGATTCCTGTGGAGAGAACATCGATGTGGAAGTGCCAGGCATTCAAGGCACCAGCCTGTGTCAAGCAAAATAAAGTTATACGTTCATAGTTCTATTCGGACATTGAGAAACTATCTCGATAGGGGTGAACGGGCAATGTATTCAGAACAGGTACGTTTTTTATTACTCATATCAGTACTGCTGTCCTTCCGTTTGAGCCTTAGATCGACAAAAAAGTGCATAAGCATTGGATTGAAAAGTGCAATGCTTAGTCCTCCTTTGTAAATCTAAGACTCTTGCTAAATCTGGGCATTACTCGTAGAGTAGTCTGAAATAAGCAGAGCaggttgtttttttttgttatagATAAAGCCTTgcgtctctttttcttttcttttcttttttttttaaattttctttttgctTGTGGTGGTCAGTACACTGGTTTGaacttaaatatttattgaacTTCTTAATTCTTGATTGCTTTGTAAATTTTAGTTGAATCATATCAATTTTGTTTTAATCTTTTATATACTATAGTCCCCTACACCAAATAGATACCATAATCCTCTTCATATATCTTTGTTGTATCACCTACCTATTTTTTGTCCAATGTAGCAACATCTATAACACCAAATATTACACAACATTTGCAATTTTGCATCAATTGCAGAGAATAAGAATGACGAAACCCAACTTTAAATGGCACACTTTCTGGAGTTTCCTTGTGTCTTTTCATCTAGAAAACGTTCGAAGATGAATGCATTATCTGGCTAACTATTGCTATCCTTGTCCTTCCTAGAATTGTTTTTCAATCTTAGGGATGCAAAGAAATCACATTAGATttcaatattattaatttttttcaaattcaagCTTGATGTCAAATTTTTTAGCAGCAGAAAGTTAGAAGTATAAGTTTAACTCCGACCAAGAGTTCGAACATTAATTCGATTCATTTAGTTTGGATTCGAGTCCAAGCTTGTGCAGTTTGTAGCAGAAATCGAATAATATTTTAACTATCTTGGAAAGTTTGTGAACCGAGCACCCCAATTCTGTActctctcattttcttcattaGCAATATtccggaaaaaaaaaacaaagaatgaaagaaaagaaaagaaaaccacACTTCAAACGGTAATATATCTTTTTCAAACTAATCGAATAAGCAATTAGCTTATCAATCATAATCAGCAAAGTCAAGAAACTATAATTGGTAATCGTTCAAAATAAGTTAGGAATCAGTGCTGCAGTATTTCATTGTTCAAAAGTTTACATAAACTTCAAAACATACTGTCCAAAAACAATACCAAGAAATGTCGCTATTGCAATGCCAAAAATACCGGCAAGAATACCAGGAATGATTAAAGAACTCCATCCATTTGCTGTAGCCATACCACAAGCTGTCGTCGGGCCTC
Proteins encoded:
- the LOC140959827 gene encoding uncharacterized protein, translated to MLRKTKMNACDVTNLDTDALLPPRKRLLAGLKRQSSDVNFPVLSTSSSSGREFDAHLNHLLSSILSNPNTTNVEIVEASRRAATEAAKMAGIARANAEDKAAKAAKAVAAAKSALELVATLSEEASKKERLKKNKLKKHIPVESLYSKNKGKTNCRADEELARNLHRSMNSSPRISKSSLSSDAKNHKHKRLKCSASFEKTGIHGGDLVGEGNRPSIATSIGNGILEEVNTEGPVKEIEISRVDLNTSKSDEVGEPTLFYREELHRSTTDRTKLKHGEIEILDSKDKDADSFDGLGKKRGRTKQKKLPLSICSFRDKTGPKEQQKPIDLPHSEDNPIGAAAGNHPSFPDSLIPVERTSMWKCQAFKAPACVKQNKVIRS